One Nocardioides luti DNA window includes the following coding sequences:
- a CDS encoding CHAP domain-containing protein, whose product MTLLRRAVVALCASLLLGSLGVAPATADKGSSLTDDKPQELAVPVARSMTLLCSGYASCKSQGMGSAGYAAANGTMYWRMYSGHNCTNYAAYRMVHSGLPNERPWSGGGNAEYWGLYNKEITDDVPKVGAVAWWAENVRPAGSAGHVAYVEKVISEDEIIVSQDSWGGDFSWARITRAGGSWPSGFVHFNDVSFDNTAKPTVSGDTKVGGVLTATTGSWSPASTDTTYSYAWKAGGEPITRATKATLTLRADEKGKRIQVAVTASRAGFPAATAVSTKTPVVESGVLSSTVAPVLSGEATVDQVLSVTAGTWDPASPSLAYQWLRDGAPIDGATATTYSPTPDDVDHVLTVRVTASRAGYDDVAVVTAPTDPVALADFVVKHAPTLTGSPRLGESLTLDPGSWSPATDATATITWFRGGLPVEGVTGTTYVLGPEDLGQRIAASVTVTRAGYTPLVQPTAATTLVKSRPTIRVRSTHPGHGRLDLVLRLAADGVDVVSGTVQVLSHGVVLKEVPVRTGTRNFALRHLEPGPMKLRFRYAGSSTLTGATLTKMVRVR is encoded by the coding sequence GTGACCCTTCTCCGTCGCGCCGTCGTGGCGCTCTGCGCGTCGCTGCTGCTCGGCAGCCTCGGCGTCGCGCCCGCGACCGCCGACAAGGGCTCGAGCCTCACCGACGACAAGCCCCAGGAGCTGGCCGTCCCGGTCGCCCGGAGCATGACGCTCCTGTGCAGCGGCTACGCGAGCTGCAAGAGCCAGGGCATGGGCAGCGCGGGGTACGCCGCGGCCAACGGGACGATGTACTGGCGGATGTACTCCGGCCACAACTGCACCAACTACGCGGCGTACCGGATGGTGCACAGCGGGCTGCCGAACGAGCGGCCGTGGTCCGGGGGCGGCAACGCGGAGTACTGGGGTCTCTACAACAAGGAGATTACCGACGACGTCCCGAAGGTCGGCGCGGTGGCCTGGTGGGCGGAGAACGTCCGCCCGGCCGGGTCCGCGGGCCACGTGGCGTACGTCGAGAAGGTGATCTCCGAGGACGAGATCATCGTGTCCCAGGACAGCTGGGGCGGCGACTTCTCCTGGGCCCGGATCACGCGTGCCGGCGGCAGCTGGCCGAGCGGCTTCGTGCACTTCAACGACGTGTCCTTCGACAACACCGCCAAGCCGACGGTCTCCGGCGACACCAAGGTCGGCGGCGTCCTGACGGCCACCACCGGCTCGTGGAGCCCCGCCAGCACCGACACGACCTACTCCTACGCGTGGAAGGCCGGCGGCGAGCCGATCACCCGAGCGACCAAGGCCACCCTGACGCTGCGGGCCGACGAGAAGGGCAAGCGGATCCAGGTCGCCGTCACCGCCAGCCGCGCCGGCTTCCCGGCCGCGACGGCCGTGTCGACGAAGACGCCGGTCGTCGAGTCGGGCGTCCTGAGCAGCACCGTCGCGCCCGTCCTCAGCGGTGAGGCCACCGTCGACCAGGTCCTCAGCGTCACCGCCGGCACCTGGGACCCGGCCTCGCCGTCCCTCGCCTACCAGTGGCTGCGCGACGGCGCGCCGATCGACGGCGCGACCGCCACCACCTACTCCCCCACCCCCGACGACGTCGACCACGTGCTCACCGTCCGGGTCACGGCCTCCCGGGCCGGGTACGACGACGTCGCCGTCGTCACGGCGCCGACCGACCCGGTCGCCCTCGCCGACTTCGTCGTCAAGCACGCTCCGACGCTGACCGGCAGCCCGCGGCTCGGCGAGTCGCTGACGCTCGACCCCGGGTCCTGGTCACCCGCCACCGACGCCACGGCGACGATCACGTGGTTCCGCGGCGGGCTGCCCGTCGAGGGCGTCACCGGGACGACGTACGTCCTGGGCCCCGAGGACCTCGGCCAGCGGATCGCGGCCTCGGTCACCGTCACCCGGGCCGGGTACACCCCGCTCGTCCAGCCGACCGCGGCGACGACGCTGGTCAAGAGCCGCCCGACGATCCGCGTGCGCTCCACGCACCCCGGCCACGGCCGCCTCGACCTGGTGCTGCGGCTCGCGGCCGACGGCGTCGACGTCGTCTCCGGCACCGTCCAGGTCCTCTCGCACGGCGTCGTCCTCAAGGAGGTGCCGGTGCGCACCGGCACCCGCAACTTCGCGCTGCGCCACCTCGAGCCCGGTCCGATGAAGCTGCGGTTCCGCTACGCCGGCTCGTCGACGCTGACCGGCGCGACCCTCACCAAGATGGTCCGGGTCAGGTAG
- a CDS encoding NADP-dependent oxidoreductase: protein MTTSTREVHLASRPSGWPTAENFRLVDVELPDPEPGQVLVRNTVMSVDPYMRGRMNDVKSYVPPFQLGEPMDGGAVGEVVALGDGAEASLAVGDTVLHQAGWRAHALLPVAAVRKVDVAQVPASAHLGVLGMPGLTAYAGLTRVAGLQEDDAVLVSGAAGAVGSVAGQLAKLLGASKVVGTAGSAEKVAWLTDELGFDAAVNYKDGPVGKLLTPHAPFDVYFDNVGGDHLEAAMFHLNDNGRIAACGAIAQYNDEQPTPGPRNMMMIVSKRLTLRGFIVTDHADLAGEFYRRAGAWVAEGRLTSRETVVDGLDHAVDAFLDLMRGANTGKMLVRL from the coding sequence ATGACCACCTCGACCCGCGAGGTCCACCTCGCCTCACGTCCCTCCGGCTGGCCCACCGCGGAGAACTTCCGCCTCGTCGACGTCGAGCTGCCGGACCCCGAGCCGGGCCAGGTGCTGGTCCGCAACACCGTGATGTCCGTCGACCCGTACATGCGCGGACGCATGAACGACGTGAAGTCCTACGTCCCCCCGTTCCAGCTCGGTGAGCCCATGGACGGCGGCGCCGTGGGCGAGGTCGTGGCCCTCGGCGACGGAGCCGAGGCGTCGCTGGCGGTCGGCGACACCGTGCTGCACCAGGCCGGGTGGCGCGCGCACGCCCTGCTGCCGGTCGCCGCGGTCCGCAAGGTCGACGTCGCGCAGGTGCCGGCCTCGGCGCACCTCGGCGTGCTCGGCATGCCGGGCCTGACGGCGTACGCCGGCCTCACCCGCGTGGCCGGCCTCCAGGAGGACGACGCGGTCCTCGTGTCGGGCGCCGCGGGCGCGGTCGGCTCGGTCGCCGGCCAGCTCGCGAAGCTGCTGGGCGCCTCGAAGGTGGTCGGCACCGCCGGCTCCGCCGAGAAGGTCGCCTGGCTGACCGACGAGCTCGGCTTCGACGCCGCGGTCAACTACAAGGACGGCCCGGTCGGCAAGCTGCTCACGCCGCACGCCCCCTTCGACGTCTACTTCGACAACGTCGGCGGCGACCACCTCGAGGCCGCGATGTTCCACCTCAACGACAACGGCCGGATCGCCGCCTGCGGCGCCATCGCGCAGTACAACGACGAGCAGCCGACGCCCGGACCCCGCAACATGATGATGATCGTCAGCAAGCGGCTGACCCTGCGCGGCTTCATCGTGACCGACCACGCCGACCTGGCCGGCGAGTTCTACCGCCGCGCCGGCGCGTGGGTGGCCGAGGGCCGGCTCACCAGCCGCGAGACCGTCGTCGACGGCCTCGACCATGCGGTCGACGCCTTCCTGGACCTGATGCGCGGCGCGAACACCGGCAAGATGCTGGTCCGCCTCTGA
- a CDS encoding Fe-S cluster assembly protein HesB has protein sequence MLTLTENASTIVKDITTQPGLEDTTGLRITTEQAAGEPTFEVTAAAAPEPGDQTVDQDGATVYLDQGAAVMLEDKVLDAAVDPEGRVEFALGLQA, from the coding sequence ATGCTCACCCTCACCGAGAACGCCAGCACGATCGTCAAGGACATCACCACGCAGCCCGGCCTCGAGGACACCACCGGCCTGCGGATCACCACCGAGCAGGCCGCCGGCGAGCCGACCTTCGAGGTCACGGCCGCCGCCGCGCCCGAGCCGGGCGACCAGACGGTCGACCAGGACGGCGCGACGGTCTACCTCGACCAGGGCGCCGCCGTCATGCTCGAGGACAAGGTCCTCGACGCCGCCGTCGACCCCGAGGGTCGCGTGGAGTTCGCGCTGGGCCTCCAGGCCTGA
- a CDS encoding OsmC family protein, whose protein sequence is MSDPTPDPTLRSIDLTRIGERRYKATNGRGGQLPIGSGDDPDFTPVELLLAALAGCGAVDLDHITGKRAEPVRFDATAEGHKVRDEQGSHLVGLRVTFDVIFPEGEDGDRAREVVPRTLQQIQDRLCTVGRTVALGEPVAYVEKA, encoded by the coding sequence ATGAGCGACCCGACCCCCGACCCCACCCTGCGCAGCATCGACCTGACCCGGATCGGCGAGCGGCGCTACAAGGCCACGAACGGGCGCGGCGGCCAGCTGCCGATCGGCTCCGGTGACGACCCGGACTTCACGCCGGTCGAGCTGCTCCTCGCGGCGCTCGCGGGCTGCGGCGCCGTCGACCTGGACCACATCACCGGCAAGCGCGCCGAGCCGGTGCGGTTCGACGCCACCGCCGAGGGCCACAAGGTCCGCGACGAGCAGGGCAGCCACCTCGTCGGGCTGCGCGTGACCTTCGACGTGATCTTCCCCGAGGGCGAGGACGGCGACCGGGCCCGTGAGGTCGTGCCGCGCACCCTCCAGCAGATCCAGGACCGGCTCTGCACCGTCGGTCGGACCGTGGCGCTCGGCGAGCCGGTCGCGTACGTCGAGAAGGCCTGA
- a CDS encoding oxidoreductase translates to MARAARTGPWTAVPPQHGRRFVVTGASGGIGLETTRRLVPAGAHVVLAVRDPEKGERVAAPLRASLVGSVEVARLDVADLSSVRAFADAVGPVDVLVNNAGVLGLPFSRTVDGFETQLATNHLGHFALTNLLLPRLTDRVVVVASASHRGGDLDVTDLDWSRRGYRPYAAYAASKLANLLFVAELQRRLTAAGSTLRVTAAHPGYTSTGIQGGTGNAAFTRLAQVGNALLGMPAWQGALPTLYAATMDLPGNSYVGPHRARELNGWPTLVGRSRTASDPDLARELWAASERLTGVAWALGGPG, encoded by the coding sequence GTGGCGCGGGCGGCCCGCACCGGGCCGTGGACCGCGGTGCCGCCCCAGCACGGCCGGCGCTTCGTCGTCACCGGCGCCAGCGGGGGCATCGGCCTCGAGACGACCCGGCGTCTCGTCCCGGCCGGCGCCCACGTCGTGCTCGCCGTCCGGGACCCGGAGAAGGGCGAGCGGGTCGCGGCGCCGCTGCGCGCCTCGCTCGTCGGCAGCGTGGAGGTCGCCCGGCTCGACGTGGCCGACCTGTCCTCGGTGCGCGCCTTCGCGGACGCCGTCGGCCCGGTCGACGTGCTCGTCAACAACGCCGGCGTGCTCGGGCTGCCCTTCTCCCGCACGGTCGACGGCTTCGAGACCCAGCTCGCCACCAACCACCTCGGCCACTTCGCCCTGACCAACCTGCTGCTGCCCCGGCTGACCGACCGGGTCGTCGTGGTCGCCTCCGCTTCGCACCGCGGCGGCGACCTGGACGTCACCGACCTGGACTGGTCGCGGCGCGGCTACCGCCCGTACGCCGCCTACGCCGCGTCGAAGCTCGCCAACCTGCTGTTCGTGGCCGAGCTGCAGCGCCGCCTCACGGCCGCCGGGTCCACGCTGCGCGTCACCGCGGCCCACCCCGGCTACACGTCCACCGGGATCCAGGGCGGCACCGGCAACGCCGCCTTCACCCGGCTCGCCCAGGTCGGCAACGCGCTCCTGGGCATGCCCGCCTGGCAGGGCGCGCTGCCCACGCTCTACGCCGCGACCATGGACCTGCCCGGCAACAGCTACGTCGGGCCGCACCGGGCCCGCGAGCTGAACGGCTGGCCGACGCTGGTCGGACGGTCCCGGACGGCCAGCGACCCCGACCTCGCCCGGGAGCTGTGGGCGGCGTCGGAGCGGCTGACGGGTGTCGCGTGGGCCCTCGGCGGACCCGGCTGA
- a CDS encoding peptidylprolyl isomerase, translating into MLKRPLAALATCVAVLALAGCSSDDSSSATDTAPTSKASAPTREATGPACTYTADGQAPAKKVDLPPDKAAVSGEVAATIATNAGDIAATLDADKTPCTVNSFVSLADQGYFDDTECHRLTTQGIFVLQCGDPTATGSGGPGYAFDDELDGTETYGPGTLAMANAGPNTNGSQFFIVYGDSPLPPSYTVFGTIDEAGLKVVKAIADKGTTDGGPDGSPKDKVEITSVTAE; encoded by the coding sequence ATGCTGAAGCGACCCCTCGCCGCCCTGGCCACCTGCGTGGCCGTCCTCGCCCTCGCCGGCTGCTCCTCGGACGACTCGTCGAGCGCCACGGACACGGCCCCGACCAGCAAGGCCTCCGCCCCGACCCGCGAGGCCACCGGCCCGGCGTGCACCTACACCGCCGACGGCCAGGCACCGGCCAAGAAGGTCGACCTGCCGCCGGACAAGGCGGCGGTCAGCGGCGAGGTCGCGGCCACGATCGCCACGAACGCCGGGGACATCGCGGCCACGTTGGACGCCGACAAGACGCCCTGCACGGTCAACTCGTTCGTCTCGCTGGCCGACCAGGGCTACTTCGACGACACCGAGTGCCACCGCCTCACCACGCAGGGCATCTTCGTCCTGCAGTGCGGCGACCCGACGGCCACCGGCTCGGGGGGTCCCGGCTACGCGTTCGACGACGAGCTCGACGGCACCGAGACCTACGGCCCCGGCACGCTCGCCATGGCCAACGCCGGCCCCAACACCAACGGCTCGCAGTTCTTCATCGTGTACGGCGACAGCCCGCTGCCCCCGTCGTACACCGTCTTCGGCACCATCGACGAGGCCGGCCTGAAGGTCGTCAAGGCGATCGCCGACAAGGGCACCACCGACGGCGGCCCCGACGGCTCGCCCAAGGACAAGGTCGAGATCACCTCGGTCACCGCCGAGTAG
- a CDS encoding alanine racemase encodes MAPTPSTPWLRVDLPRLRRNVRRVAEHAATAGVALRPHVKTHKSVEIARLQLASGAVGITVATIGEAETFVRNGVTDVFIAYPLWLDDASATRLRDLAIDARVAFGVDSVEGVANAARLLGATTAEVLVEVDSGHHRSGVAPDEAGTVAATATRTGLGVRGVFTFPGHSYAPDALAGAAADEADALARAAAALRAVGLEPEVLSGGSTPSLAHADTGVLSELRPGVYVFGDAQQWELGSCPPEDIALTCRSTVVSHAHGRVVLDAGSKVLGADRAPYATGFGRLLDHPDARIVLLSEHHAVVDLGGAPLPPLGSQVDVVPNHVCAAVNLVDTVYAEESGELRAWRVAARGLNA; translated from the coding sequence ATGGCGCCGACCCCCTCGACACCCTGGTTGCGGGTCGACCTGCCCCGGCTGCGCCGCAACGTCCGCCGCGTCGCCGAGCACGCCGCCACCGCGGGCGTGGCGCTGCGGCCGCACGTCAAGACCCACAAGAGCGTCGAGATCGCCCGGCTGCAGCTCGCCTCGGGCGCGGTCGGCATCACCGTCGCCACGATCGGCGAGGCCGAGACCTTCGTCCGCAACGGCGTCACCGACGTGTTCATCGCCTACCCCCTCTGGCTCGACGACGCGAGCGCGACCCGCCTGCGGGACCTCGCGATCGACGCGCGGGTCGCCTTCGGCGTCGACTCGGTCGAGGGCGTCGCCAACGCGGCCCGGCTGCTCGGCGCCACCACGGCGGAGGTGCTGGTCGAGGTCGACTCGGGCCACCACCGCAGTGGGGTCGCCCCCGACGAGGCGGGCACCGTCGCCGCCACCGCGACCCGCACCGGGCTGGGCGTCCGCGGCGTCTTCACGTTCCCCGGCCACAGCTACGCCCCGGACGCGCTCGCCGGCGCCGCGGCCGACGAGGCCGACGCCCTCGCCCGGGCCGCCGCGGCGCTGCGGGCGGTCGGCCTCGAGCCCGAGGTGCTCAGCGGCGGCTCCACGCCCAGCCTGGCCCACGCCGACACGGGGGTGCTGAGCGAGCTCCGCCCGGGCGTCTACGTCTTCGGGGACGCCCAGCAGTGGGAGCTCGGGAGCTGCCCGCCCGAGGACATCGCCCTGACCTGCCGCAGCACCGTGGTCAGCCACGCGCACGGCCGCGTGGTGCTCGACGCCGGGAGCAAGGTGCTGGGCGCCGACCGGGCGCCGTACGCCACGGGCTTCGGGCGGTTGCTCGACCACCCGGACGCCCGGATCGTCCTCCTGTCCGAGCACCACGCGGTCGTCGACCTCGGCGGCGCCCCGCTGCCGCCTCTCGGCAGCCAGGTCGACGTCGTGCCCAACCACGTGTGCGCCGCGGTGAACCTCGTGGACACGGTGTACGCCGAGGAGTCGGGCGAGCTGCGGGCGTGGCGGGTGGCGGCCCGCGGGCTGAACGCCTGA
- a CDS encoding aldo/keto reductase yields MAELPTYSLHDGTTIPAIGFGTYPLTGDDGISAVVSALENGYRLLDTAVNYGNEQEVGEAIRRSGVPRDEIVVTSKLPGRHHAYDDALLSVRASLERLGLDHLDLHLIHWPNPGVGRYPDAWRALVDLQKEGLIRSIGVSNFTEEHLTRIIDETGVTPVVNQVELHPYFPQVEMRAVHERLGIRTESWSPLGKRQAPFTEPPVAAAAEKYDVTPGQVILRWQVQLGSVPIPKSATPERQRQNLDVFGFALTDDEVAAITALGRPDGRLFDGDPDTHEEQ; encoded by the coding sequence ATGGCTGAGCTCCCGACGTACTCCCTCCACGACGGCACCACGATCCCGGCGATCGGCTTCGGCACCTACCCGCTCACCGGCGACGACGGCATCTCCGCCGTCGTGTCCGCGCTGGAGAACGGCTACCGCCTGCTCGACACGGCCGTGAACTACGGCAACGAGCAGGAGGTCGGCGAGGCGATCCGCCGCTCCGGCGTGCCGCGCGACGAGATCGTGGTGACCAGCAAGCTGCCCGGCCGCCACCACGCCTACGACGACGCGCTGCTCAGCGTGCGGGCCTCGCTGGAGCGGCTGGGCCTCGACCACCTCGACCTGCACCTGATCCACTGGCCGAACCCGGGCGTGGGCCGCTACCCCGACGCGTGGCGGGCGCTGGTCGACCTCCAGAAGGAGGGGCTGATCCGCTCGATCGGCGTCTCGAACTTCACCGAGGAGCACCTCACCCGGATCATCGACGAGACCGGCGTGACGCCGGTGGTCAACCAGGTGGAGCTGCACCCCTACTTCCCCCAGGTCGAGATGCGCGCCGTGCACGAGCGGCTCGGCATCCGCACCGAGTCCTGGAGCCCGCTGGGCAAGCGCCAGGCACCCTTCACCGAGCCGCCGGTCGCCGCCGCCGCCGAGAAGTACGACGTCACCCCGGGCCAGGTGATCCTGCGCTGGCAGGTGCAGCTCGGCTCGGTGCCGATCCCCAAGTCGGCCACCCCCGAGCGCCAGCGGCAGAACCTCGACGTCTTCGGCTTCGCGCTCACCGACGACGAGGTCGCGGCGATCACGGCGCTCGGCCGTCCGGACGGCCGGCTCTTCGACGGGGACCCGGACACGCACGAGGAGCAGTGA
- a CDS encoding M50 family metallopeptidase, translating into MTGLVALVLVAVPVTWSIGRHVVTIAHEGSHGVAALLSGRRLAGIRLHSDTSGLTVSRGRPTGPGMVATAAAGYVGPGLLGLGAAYLLRERHALAVLWLAVLLLGLLLLQIRNFYGLYAVLVAGLGVFAVSWWADEQLQSWVAYAGTWFLLLAAPRPVLELQAQRRRGRARTSDADTLARLTRVPGLVWVGVFLLVTVGCLVLGAGWLLARAR; encoded by the coding sequence GTGACCGGCCTGGTGGCGCTGGTGCTCGTCGCCGTGCCGGTGACCTGGTCGATCGGCCGGCACGTCGTGACGATCGCCCACGAGGGCTCACACGGAGTCGCGGCGCTCCTGAGCGGCCGCCGGCTCGCCGGCATCCGCCTGCACTCGGACACCTCGGGGCTGACGGTCTCCCGCGGCCGGCCGACGGGCCCGGGGATGGTCGCGACGGCGGCCGCCGGCTACGTCGGCCCGGGGCTGCTGGGTCTCGGCGCGGCGTACCTCCTGCGCGAGCGGCACGCCCTCGCGGTGCTCTGGCTGGCGGTGCTGCTGCTCGGCCTGCTGCTGCTCCAGATCCGCAACTTCTACGGGCTGTACGCCGTGCTCGTCGCCGGCCTGGGCGTCTTCGCCGTTTCCTGGTGGGCCGACGAGCAGCTGCAGTCGTGGGTGGCGTACGCCGGCACGTGGTTCCTCCTGCTGGCGGCGCCGCGACCGGTGCTCGAGCTCCAGGCGCAGCGCCGCCGCGGCCGCGCCCGCACCTCGGACGCCGACACGCTCGCCCGGCTGACCCGCGTCCCCGGGCTGGTCTGGGTGGGCGTCTTCCTGCTCGTGACCGTCGGCTGCCTGGTGCTCGGTGCCGGGTGGCTGCTGGCCCGCGCGCGCTGA
- a CDS encoding SpoIIE family protein phosphatase, with protein sequence MTVLSDSARRDADPSRRPLGDAGRIAALRELGLSQESDPAMERFAHRVRELLEVPVALVSLVTGDEQLFPGMCGLPMPWAERRATPLSHSFCQHVVTSAEPLVISDASREPLVADNLAVSELGVVAYAGFPLTDDDGYVLGSLCAIDGEPRDWTPEHLTLLEDLARDCSNEIRLRVARLDAQRDRERRDRIEAQLTTEIARSRRMLSIAESLNETRTELGVRTRLQHLVDGIEGFRLVWLHLIDDLQGEGISPAVLEAAERGALVAQDDLAEDATVAFGVQDLAALREHHADSEVRAVLCVPVTGSSGLVGVIEMLWDVPRALDEQECLMAMALGSYVGQALERAQLIERRTGVAHQLQQAMLTTLPDVPGLPMAACYVAATAEEWVGGDWYDAIVLPPTDPEHDLVVAVTVGDVIGHDIPAAAVMGQARAMLRQAAFDRPGAGPADVFTHFESACQALDVDARGTAVLAFLSRHATTGAWSMTWTSAGHPPPLLAGPDGSVRRLELSAEDQGLLFGYRDLYDGRRHDSTIEVPTGSTVLFYSDGVIELPGVDLDVQMDELGDVLAARHHEGPQAVIDAVSMQFGSGFDDVVALAVQLP encoded by the coding sequence GTGACCGTTCTCTCGGACTCGGCCCGGCGTGACGCCGACCCCTCCCGACGCCCCCTGGGCGACGCCGGGCGGATCGCCGCGCTCCGGGAGCTCGGGCTGAGTCAGGAGTCCGACCCGGCGATGGAGCGGTTCGCCCACCGGGTCCGCGAGCTCCTCGAGGTGCCGGTGGCCCTCGTGTCGCTGGTGACAGGCGACGAGCAGCTGTTCCCCGGCATGTGCGGACTGCCGATGCCGTGGGCCGAGCGGCGGGCGACCCCGCTGAGCCACTCCTTCTGCCAGCACGTCGTCACCTCGGCGGAGCCGCTGGTCATCTCCGACGCGTCGCGCGAGCCACTCGTCGCCGACAACCTGGCCGTCTCCGAGCTCGGCGTGGTGGCGTACGCCGGCTTCCCGCTGACCGACGACGACGGCTACGTCCTCGGCTCCCTCTGCGCGATCGACGGCGAGCCGCGGGACTGGACCCCCGAGCACCTCACCCTGCTGGAGGACCTCGCCCGCGACTGCAGCAACGAGATCCGGCTCCGGGTCGCCCGCCTGGATGCCCAGCGCGACCGCGAGCGCCGCGACCGGATCGAGGCGCAGCTCACGACCGAGATCGCGCGCTCGCGACGCATGCTGTCCATCGCCGAGTCGCTCAACGAGACGCGCACCGAGCTCGGCGTCCGCACCCGCCTCCAGCACCTGGTCGACGGGATCGAGGGCTTCCGCCTGGTCTGGCTGCACCTGATCGACGACCTGCAGGGCGAGGGGATCTCCCCCGCCGTGCTCGAGGCGGCCGAGCGCGGCGCGCTCGTGGCGCAGGACGACCTCGCCGAGGACGCCACGGTCGCCTTCGGCGTGCAGGACCTCGCCGCGCTGCGCGAGCACCACGCCGACTCCGAGGTCCGCGCCGTCCTCTGCGTGCCGGTCACCGGGTCGAGCGGGCTCGTGGGCGTCATCGAGATGCTCTGGGACGTGCCCCGCGCGCTCGACGAGCAGGAGTGCCTGATGGCGATGGCGCTCGGGTCGTACGTCGGCCAGGCGCTCGAGCGCGCCCAGCTCATCGAGCGGCGGACCGGCGTGGCCCACCAGCTGCAGCAGGCCATGCTGACCACCCTGCCGGACGTGCCCGGGCTACCGATGGCCGCGTGCTACGTCGCCGCCACGGCCGAGGAGTGGGTGGGCGGCGACTGGTACGACGCCATCGTGCTGCCCCCGACCGACCCCGAGCACGACCTGGTCGTCGCCGTGACCGTCGGCGACGTGATCGGCCACGACATCCCGGCGGCCGCCGTCATGGGCCAGGCCCGCGCGATGCTTCGCCAGGCCGCCTTCGACCGCCCGGGAGCCGGGCCGGCCGACGTCTTCACCCACTTCGAGTCGGCCTGCCAGGCCCTCGACGTCGACGCCCGCGGCACGGCCGTGCTCGCGTTCCTCTCGCGGCACGCGACGACCGGTGCCTGGTCGATGACCTGGACCTCCGCCGGCCACCCGCCACCGCTGCTGGCCGGGCCCGACGGCTCGGTCCGGCGCCTCGAGCTCAGCGCCGAGGACCAGGGCCTGCTGTTCGGCTACCGCGACCTGTACGACGGCCGGCGCCACGACAGCACGATCGAGGTGCCCACCGGCTCGACGGTGCTCTTCTACTCCGACGGCGTCATCGAGCTGCCCGGCGTCGACCTGGACGTCCAGATGGACGAGCTCGGCGACGTCCTCGCCGCCCGGCACCACGAGGGCCCGCAGGCGGTCATCGACGCGGTGAGCATGCAGTTCGGCAGCGGCTTCGACGACGTCGTCGCCCTCGCCGTGCAGCTGCCCTGA
- a CDS encoding TIGR03560 family F420-dependent LLM class oxidoreductase — MKLGIHYANFSHPDWSARLTERLTETARVADQGGVDLLTVMDHWFQMENLGGPPEPMLEGYTTLGYLAAVTERVRLSLLVTGVTYRHPGLLAKTVTTLDVLSGGRAMLGIGAAWYDREHHGLGVPFPSTSERFERLEETLQVVHQMWSDEDGAYAGTHYRLAETVCVPPPVQRPHPPILIGGSGEKKTLRLVAQYADACNLFGESAEVVAHKLDVLRGHCDTLGRDYDEIEKTVIAMGDPLGDPDGFVRDAAAYAALGITLLTTMPSGDDPVAGTTEVCERIVPRLAQLG, encoded by the coding sequence GTGAAACTGGGAATCCACTACGCCAACTTCAGCCACCCCGACTGGTCCGCGCGCCTCACCGAGCGCCTCACCGAGACGGCGCGGGTCGCCGACCAGGGCGGCGTCGACCTGCTGACGGTGATGGACCACTGGTTCCAGATGGAGAACCTCGGCGGCCCGCCGGAGCCGATGCTGGAGGGCTACACCACGCTCGGCTACCTCGCCGCCGTCACGGAGCGGGTGCGGCTCAGCCTGCTGGTCACGGGCGTGACCTACCGGCACCCGGGTCTCCTCGCCAAGACCGTCACCACGCTCGACGTGCTCTCGGGCGGCCGCGCGATGCTCGGCATCGGGGCGGCGTGGTACGACCGCGAGCACCACGGCCTCGGCGTGCCCTTCCCCTCGACGTCGGAGCGCTTCGAGCGGCTCGAGGAGACGCTGCAGGTCGTGCACCAGATGTGGAGCGACGAGGACGGCGCGTACGCCGGCACGCACTACCGGCTCGCCGAGACGGTCTGCGTCCCGCCGCCGGTCCAGCGCCCGCACCCGCCGATCCTAATCGGGGGCAGCGGCGAGAAGAAGACGCTCCGGCTGGTCGCGCAGTACGCCGACGCCTGCAACCTCTTCGGCGAGAGCGCCGAGGTCGTCGCCCACAAGCTCGACGTGCTCCGCGGCCACTGCGACACCCTCGGCCGCGACTACGACGAGATCGAGAAGACCGTCATCGCGATGGGCGACCCGCTCGGCGACCCGGACGGCTTCGTCCGCGACGCCGCGGCGTACGCCGCCCTCGGCATCACCCTGCTCACCACGATGCCGTCCGGCGACGACCCGGTCGCCGGCACCACCGAGGTCTGCGAGCGGATCGTGCCGCGGCTGGCCCAGCTGGGCTGA